From a single Nicotiana tomentosiformis chromosome 2, ASM39032v3, whole genome shotgun sequence genomic region:
- the LOC104120283 gene encoding protein RALF-like 27, translated as MRSITFFLSLMVIVDVLLSASSVTAAMYSSGISWNSSAAGELMNELDGINWQVNLANGENSISYEALQRPPICDGRIYGNCIGDKKPTQRPCNLYNYCKRPG; from the coding sequence ATGAGGAGCATCACTTTCTTCCTCTCCCTGATGGTAATTGTGGATGTTTTGCTCTCTGCTTCTTCGGTTACCGCCGCGATGTACAGTAGTGGTATATCTTGGAACAGCAGTGCTGCCGGAGAATTGATGAACGAATTGGATGGTATTAACTGGCAGGTAAATCTTGCAAATGGTGAAAATAGTATATCTTACGAAGCTCTTCAGCGGCCGCCAATCTGCGACGGGAGAATCTATGGCAATTGCATAGGGGATAAGAAGCCTACACAGCGGCCATGTAACCTCTACAATTACTGCAAGCGTCCTGGTTAA